The Terriglobia bacterium genome includes the window CGGGAAGAGCGGATTTTTGAGCTCGTGCGCCAGACGGCGGGCAAGTTCGCGCCAGGCGGCAACCCGCTCGGCCTGCACGGCGCGGTCACGCTGTTCGAACAGTTGATGGGTCATGGAATTAAACGATTCGGCAAGCTGGCCGATTTCGTCGCGCGAGGTAACTGCGACGTGCGCGTCCCAATTGCCGGCGGCGACTTCGCGCGCGGCTTCGGCCAGACGTTCGATGGGTTGCGTGACGCGCGCCGCCACCCAGCCGCTGAGCAGAATCGCGAGCAGGATTCCGATGCCGCCGACGATGAGCGCGAAGGCGCCGATGTGCCGCTGCAGCTCGATCAGGCTGCGGCGTGAACTGCCGACCAGCAGCACGCCCAGGAGCGCGCCGTTCGCGCCCTTGAGCGGAATGGCGTGGAAGCTCTCGCTGTCGGCGGTGTCGGCGGACCACTGCACGGTTTCGTCGGCGTCGCTTCCCTGCTGTTGCACGCGCACGATGAGCGGCGCAAGCCGCTCGGCATTGTCCACGGCACCGGCGGGACCGATGAGCGATGGCGCGGCAAAGCCCGGTTGCAGGTTGCGATAGAGCAGAGCGCGCATGCCTGCCGGCAGGGTGAGCGATGAAACAAAGTCGCGGTCGAGGCGCCGGCCGCCGAGTATGAAGAGGGGCTTGTCACCAATATTGACTGCGCGGGCGGCGAGCAGGCCGAGAGTGGCGCCATCCGGCAGCGGGACAAGGCGGAGCACAGCGCCTTGGGACGGCAAATCGGGCGCGACCTCTTCCTGGTAGCCGAAGCGCGCCGGCCATTGCGCCGAGGAAATGATGCTGCCGCCGGCGTTGACGAACTCGAGCAGGTCGAGCTGGTGACTTTCGGCGACGGCCCTGGCTTCGGTGACGTAGGCGGACGAATCGGCGCCGTGGCTGAGATCGAGAGCCATGCGCGAGACGGTGTCTCCGGCGGCGATGGCATCAACGCGGCGGACAACGTCGTCGCCGCGGCGGGTAAACTCGCGGCGGAACTGCGCGATCAGGGCGTCGGTGCGCTCGCCATCGGCGCGCTCGAAGGCGCTGCGGGTGCGCCAGGAAACAACCGTCGAGACCGCGCCCACGGTGACCAGCACGATGAGCGCGAGCGCGATCAGCAGCCGGCGGCGAAAACTCATCGTGCCTCCGGAGCGAGCCAGACATTTTCGAGCTGCCAGCTTCCGTCGCGAGTCCGTGTCCAGTTGCGGACGCGCGGGCCGACGGCGCTGGCGGCGGGCAAGTAGGCGATGGGCACGGCCCAATGATCCTGCAACGCCGCGGTGGTGGCGCGATAAACGTCGGATAGACCCACCCTATCCGCTCCAGAACCGGGAGCGGATAAGGGTGGGGCAACCAACTCCGGCACGGGCAGCGCCAGGCGGTCGGTACGCGAGACTTCCGCCAGCGCGACAACGGGATCGGCGGACGCCAGGCGCACGCGCACCAGTTCGATATCGGGCACGGTAACGTTTTGCGTGCTGGGCAGCGTCTTCAAGGTGATTCCCGCATCGTTGGCGTTGAGAGCGACCCGTTCTGCCACCAGGCGCGCCAGCGGATCGGCGGCGTCATACACCAGCGTCAGCGCGGCGGTCTGCTTGGCCTCGGTGCGCAACTGGCGGGCGCGCGCCACCTGGGGCGTGGCCGCGAACAGGAAAGAATACCCCGTGATCCAGTTGGGCAACAGGCCGACGGCCGATTCGCCATGGCGCTGCAAAAGAACGTTGTAAATCGAGTCGCGATCGACGGTAAGAGCGATGGCCTCGCGCACACGGGCGTCGCGCAGGTTGGAATGGCTGAAGCGCAGCGCGAGCAGGTCAACCGGATCGCTGGAGAAGACGCGCCGGCCGGACTGGTTGAGACGGGCGAGTTGGTCGGGCGCGATTTCGACCAGATCGGCGCGGTTGAGTTCCAGGTCCATCATCTGCTCGCGCGCGCCGCGGTTGAACTGGATTTCGATGGCGTCAACGAATGGACGCTCGTGCCAGCCCTCTTCCAGCGCAGCGAGCGTGAGGCGGCGGCCAGGCTGGAAATCGTTGACGCGGAACGGGCCGGTGCCGAGGATTTTGCCGTCGGCGCGCAGCACGATGGAATTGCGTGGCAGCGCGAGCACGGCGGGCAAGCCGGGCAAGGACTGCTCGGATTCGATGATGATGGAGTCGCTGAGCGGACGTACATTCCAGTCGGGATTGGAGTCGTGAAGGGACTGCGCAGCGACGGCGGAGGTCAGCCCGGTCGAGTCGGAAAAGTGCACGCCGGCTCGCAGCGTGAAGCGCCAGCGATGTTCGCTTTCCTGTTGCCAGGAGGATGCCAGCGACGGCGTTGCGCGGCCTGTGGCATCCAGCCGAACCAGGGTGTCATAAACCAGTGGCGCAATTTGGGCAAAGCTGGGGTCGTCGC containing:
- a CDS encoding HAMP domain-containing histidine kinase; the protein is MSFRRRLLIALALIVLVTVGAVSTVVSWRTRSAFERADGERTDALIAQFRREFTRRGDDVVRRVDAIAAGDTVSRMALDLSHGADSSAYVTEARAVAESHQLDLLEFVNAGGSIISSAQWPARFGYQEEVAPDLPSQGAVLRLVPLPDGATLGLLAARAVNIGDKPLFILGGRRLDRDFVSSLTLPAGMRALLYRNLQPGFAAPSLIGPAGAVDNAERLAPLIVRVQQQGSDADETVQWSADTADSESFHAIPLKGANGALLGVLLVGSSRRSLIELQRHIGAFALIVGGIGILLAILLSGWVAARVTQPIERLAEAAREVAAGNWDAHVAVTSRDEIGQLAESFNSMTHQLFEQRDRAVQAERVAAWRELARRLAHELKNPLFPLQITVENLLRSRSSAEFDEVFRESTATLLAELGNLKAIVGRFSDFSKMPQPQLQPVNVNDIARQAVSLHDAQFRADGRPPVTAKLELDDSLAPVDADPDLLHRALSNLVLNALDAMPEGGSITVRTSATPEHVRIEVSDTGSGLTREECERLFTPYYTTKRHGTGLGLAIVQSVVSDHGGSITVDSTPGKGTTFRIDLPRTSSAPAASNDMFKSAMLNN